Proteins from a genomic interval of Arthrobacter sp. CAN_C5:
- the rplO gene encoding 50S ribosomal protein L15 produces MAEKNVAAATVTADSERVHALKVHHLRPAPGAKTAKTRVGRGEGSKGKTAGRGMKGTKARYQVKAGFAGGQLPLHMRLPKLRGFKNPFRVEFQVVNLDKISELYPNGGEVSVESLVANGAVRKNQPVKVLGTGEITVKVDVTVHAYSASAAEKITAAGGSVTGL; encoded by the coding sequence ATGGCAGAGAAGAATGTGGCAGCAGCCACGGTTACTGCGGACTCGGAGCGCGTTCACGCGCTCAAGGTCCACCATCTGCGTCCAGCTCCCGGAGCCAAGACCGCCAAGACCCGTGTGGGCCGTGGCGAAGGTTCCAAGGGTAAGACCGCAGGTCGCGGTATGAAGGGCACGAAGGCCCGCTACCAGGTCAAGGCAGGCTTCGCAGGTGGACAGCTTCCCCTGCACATGCGCCTTCCCAAGCTGCGCGGTTTCAAGAACCCCTTCCGGGTCGAATTCCAGGTTGTCAACCTGGACAAGATCTCGGAGCTGTACCCCAACGGTGGCGAGGTGTCAGTCGAGAGCCTGGTTGCCAACGGTGCGGTTCGCAAGAACCAGCCCGTGAAGGTACTGGGCACCGGAGAGATCACCGTCAAGGTTGATGTCACGGTGCACGCCTACTCAGCTAGCGCTGCAGAGAAGATCACTGCAGCTGGCGGTTCGGTCACCGGACTTTAG
- the secY gene encoding preprotein translocase subunit SecY, whose amino-acid sequence MLSAIGRAFRTPDLRRKLLFTLGIITIFRLGAFIPAPGVDYGNVQQCLQLGNTEGGLYEFVNLFSGGALLQVSIFALGIMPYITASIITQLLRVVIPRFQELHQEGAQGQSTLTQYTRYLTIALALLNATTLVSLARSGALLGDCPVPIIPDDSIITILLLILTLTAGTGLIMWMGELITERGVGNGMSLLIFTAIAAGFPTSLGEILRTQGWTVFVAVIAIGLVVVALVIFVEQSQRRIPVQYAKRMVGRRTLGGSSTYIPIKVNMAGVIPVIFASSMLYLPSLIAQFNTPTDGQTPPPEWVNFITTYLANGDHPLYMALYFAMIVFFTYFYVAITFNPDEVSENMKKYGGFIPGIRAGRPTAEYLQYVLSRITLPGALYLGLVALIPLIALVLINANQNFPFGGVSILIMVGVGLETVKQIDAQLQQRHYEGLLR is encoded by the coding sequence TTGCTTAGCGCTATTGGCCGGGCTTTCCGGACGCCAGACTTACGGCGCAAGCTGTTGTTCACGCTGGGAATCATCACAATTTTCCGCCTGGGTGCTTTCATCCCCGCGCCCGGTGTTGACTACGGCAACGTCCAGCAGTGTTTGCAACTTGGGAACACCGAGGGCGGGCTCTACGAGTTCGTGAACCTTTTCAGTGGTGGCGCACTCCTCCAGGTATCCATTTTTGCTCTGGGCATCATGCCCTACATCACCGCGAGCATCATCACCCAGCTGCTCCGCGTGGTGATCCCGCGTTTCCAGGAACTGCATCAGGAAGGCGCGCAGGGCCAGTCCACTCTGACCCAGTACACGCGTTACCTGACGATTGCACTGGCCCTGTTGAATGCGACCACCCTGGTTTCCCTGGCGCGATCCGGTGCGCTGCTGGGCGACTGTCCGGTGCCGATCATTCCTGATGACAGCATCATTACCATCCTGCTGCTGATCCTCACCCTGACCGCTGGCACAGGCCTGATCATGTGGATGGGTGAACTCATCACCGAACGCGGTGTCGGCAACGGCATGTCCCTGCTGATCTTCACCGCCATCGCTGCAGGCTTCCCCACCTCGCTGGGCGAAATCCTCCGGACCCAGGGCTGGACCGTCTTTGTGGCAGTCATCGCCATCGGGTTGGTCGTCGTCGCCCTGGTGATCTTCGTCGAGCAGTCGCAGCGGAGAATCCCGGTGCAGTACGCGAAGCGTATGGTCGGCCGGCGCACCCTCGGCGGCAGCAGCACTTACATTCCCATCAAGGTCAACATGGCCGGGGTTATCCCGGTCATCTTCGCTTCGTCGATGCTGTACCTGCCCAGCCTGATTGCGCAGTTCAATACGCCAACCGATGGGCAGACACCGCCACCGGAATGGGTCAACTTTATTACCACCTACCTGGCAAACGGGGACCACCCGCTTTACATGGCCCTGTACTTCGCCATGATCGTGTTCTTCACCTACTTCTACGTAGCGATCACGTTCAACCCGGACGAGGTCTCCGAGAACATGAAGAAGTACGGCGGGTTCATCCCGGGCATCCGGGCTGGCCGGCCGACGGCCGAGTATCTGCAGTATGTGCTGTCCCGGATCACCCTCCCCGGCGCCCTCTACCTCGGCCTGGTAGCACTGATCCCGTTGATCGCCCTGGTGCTGATCAACGCCAACCAGAACTTCCCGTTCGGCGGCGTCTCAATTCTCATCATGGTGGGCGTTGGACTCGAGACGGTGAAGCAGATCGACGCTCAGCTACAGCAGCGTCACTACGAAGGGTTGTTGCGATGA
- a CDS encoding adenylate kinase yields MTRMLIIGPPGSGKGTQAARISERLGVVAISTGDIFRDNVKRETPLGLEAKKFMDAGDFVPDSVTNSMVRDRLKQADVRDGFLLDGYPRTAAQVTELDDILQQNEVALDAVLQLTAPDEELVRRLTNRAQLDGRSDDNEAVIRHRLDLYHGQTEGVVSQYEGRGIVRRVDGIGEIDTVTERVVSALNGSR; encoded by the coding sequence ATGACACGCATGCTCATAATCGGTCCTCCCGGATCCGGTAAAGGCACACAGGCGGCGCGGATCTCCGAACGGCTCGGGGTCGTAGCAATCTCCACGGGAGACATCTTCCGGGACAACGTCAAGCGCGAAACACCACTGGGGCTGGAAGCCAAGAAGTTCATGGATGCCGGAGATTTCGTCCCCGACAGTGTCACCAACTCAATGGTCCGCGATCGGTTGAAACAGGCTGACGTCCGTGACGGGTTCCTGCTCGATGGCTACCCCCGGACTGCCGCGCAGGTGACCGAGCTCGACGACATCCTGCAGCAGAACGAAGTGGCCCTGGATGCGGTCCTGCAGTTGACAGCTCCTGACGAGGAACTGGTCCGCCGGCTTACCAATCGTGCGCAGCTCGATGGACGCAGCGACGACAACGAGGCCGTCATCCGTCACCGCCTGGACCTCTACCACGGGCAGACGGAGGGTGTGGTGTCGCAGTATGAAGGACGCGGCATCGTCAGGCGTGTCGACGGCATCGGGGAGATCGACACGGTTACCGAGCGCGTGGTCAGCGCACTGAACGGTTCGCGGTAA
- the map gene encoding type I methionyl aminopeptidase, giving the protein MFRQPKVEYKSNQQILTMRKAGLVLSAALDEAIGAAAVGVTTGELNAVFADVLKSAGATSNFLGYHGFPASICASVNHEVVHGIPGDYALQDGDILSIDGGAVVDGWHSDSARSVIVGQPRPEDQRLSDATESAMWHGIAALASGRNVGDVGNAIDDYVSGLEGAPLGILQDYVGHGIGTQMHQAPDVLNYRSGHRGPKIRPGLCLAIEPMLVLGSLETTLLDDDWTVVTTDGRRSCQWEHTVAVHDRGIWVLSAADGGAAKLEPLGVTPVPLS; this is encoded by the coding sequence ATGTTCCGCCAGCCTAAGGTTGAGTACAAGAGCAACCAGCAGATCCTCACCATGCGCAAGGCGGGACTGGTTCTTTCGGCGGCTCTGGACGAAGCTATCGGCGCGGCAGCGGTAGGTGTCACTACCGGTGAACTGAACGCAGTCTTCGCGGACGTTCTCAAGTCGGCTGGTGCCACCTCCAATTTTCTTGGCTACCACGGTTTCCCGGCGTCCATCTGCGCCTCCGTCAATCATGAAGTGGTCCACGGTATCCCCGGGGACTATGCGCTTCAGGATGGCGACATCCTCTCCATCGACGGTGGCGCAGTAGTGGACGGCTGGCATTCGGATTCCGCACGATCGGTTATCGTCGGTCAGCCCCGGCCCGAAGATCAGCGTCTCTCCGACGCCACTGAGTCCGCCATGTGGCACGGCATCGCTGCTCTGGCCAGTGGGCGCAACGTCGGCGACGTCGGCAATGCGATCGATGACTACGTGAGCGGGCTTGAGGGCGCACCACTGGGTATCCTGCAGGACTATGTGGGACACGGGATCGGCACCCAGATGCACCAGGCGCCTGACGTTCTGAACTACCGAAGCGGACACCGGGGCCCTAAAATCAGACCCGGGCTGTGCCTTGCGATTGAACCGATGCTGGTCCTCGGTAGCCTCGAGACAACCCTGCTCGACGACGATTGGACGGTCGTCACGACAGATGGCCGCCGCTCCTGCCAATGGGAGCACACGGTGGCGGTGCATGACCGTGGCATTTGGGTTCTCAGCGCAGCCGACGGTGGTGCTGCAAAGCTTGAGCCGCTGGGGGTCACACCCGTTCCGCTGTCCTAG
- the infA gene encoding translation initiation factor IF-1, translating to MAKKDGVIEIEGTVNEALPNAMFRVELANGHIVLAHISGKMRQHYIRILPEDRVVVELSPYDLTRGRIVYRYK from the coding sequence ATGGCCAAGAAAGACGGTGTCATTGAGATTGAAGGCACTGTGAACGAGGCTCTGCCCAACGCGATGTTCCGCGTTGAGCTGGCCAACGGTCACATTGTCCTTGCCCACATCTCGGGCAAGATGCGTCAGCACTATATCCGGATCCTCCCTGAGGACCGGGTGGTAGTGGAGCTTAGCCCCTACGACCTCACCCGAGGTCGTATTGTCTACCGCTACAAATAA
- the rpmJ gene encoding 50S ribosomal protein L36 — protein MKVQPSVKRICDKCQVVRRKGNVLVICENPRHKQRQG, from the coding sequence ATGAAGGTCCAGCCGAGCGTCAAGCGGATCTGCGATAAGTGCCAGGTGGTTCGCCGCAAGGGCAACGTACTCGTGATCTGCGAAAACCCGCGCCACAAGCAGCGTCAGGGATAG
- the rpsM gene encoding 30S ribosomal protein S13, producing MARLAGVDIPREKRVVIALTYIYGVGKTRADQTLAETGISPNTRVKDLTDAELLQLRDYIEVNYKVEGDLRREVAADIRRKVEIGSYEGIRHRRGLPVRGQRTKTNARTRKGPKRTVAGKKKAAR from the coding sequence ATGGCACGTCTCGCTGGCGTAGACATTCCCCGCGAAAAGCGGGTAGTGATAGCGCTTACCTATATCTATGGCGTGGGCAAGACCCGTGCAGACCAGACGCTCGCAGAAACCGGGATCAGCCCGAATACGCGTGTCAAGGACCTCACTGACGCGGAGCTGCTGCAGCTTCGTGACTACATCGAAGTCAACTACAAGGTCGAAGGTGACCTCCGCCGTGAGGTAGCTGCCGACATCCGCCGGAAGGTGGAAATCGGAAGCTATGAAGGCATCCGGCACCGCCGCGGTCTTCCAGTGCGCGGACAGCGCACGAAGACCAACGCGCGTACCCGTAAGGGCCCCAAGCGCACTGTAGCCGGCAAGAAGAAGGCCGCGCGCTAG
- the rpsK gene encoding 30S ribosomal protein S11, which produces MPPKTRGAVRKPRRKDKKNIALGQAHIKSTFNNTIVSITDPSGAVISWASAGEVGFKGSRKSTPFAAQMAAEAAAKRAQEHGVKKVDVFVKGPGSGRETAIRSLQATGLEVGSIQDVTPSAHNGCRPPKRRRV; this is translated from the coding sequence ATGCCCCCCAAGACTCGTGGAGCGGTACGTAAGCCGCGTCGCAAGGACAAGAAGAATATCGCGCTTGGACAGGCGCACATCAAGAGCACCTTCAACAACACCATCGTGTCCATCACGGACCCGTCAGGAGCAGTCATTTCCTGGGCCTCCGCTGGTGAAGTTGGATTCAAGGGCTCTCGTAAGTCGACGCCGTTCGCCGCGCAGATGGCAGCCGAGGCTGCTGCAAAGCGTGCGCAGGAACACGGCGTCAAGAAGGTCGACGTTTTCGTCAAGGGCCCAGGCTCAGGTCGCGAAACGGCTATCCGCTCGCTGCAGGCCACCGGCCTGGAGGTTGGCTCCATCCAGGACGTCACCCCCAGCGCCCACAACGGTTGCCGGCCTCCGAAGCGTCGCCGCGTCTAA
- a CDS encoding DNA-directed RNA polymerase subunit alpha, with product MLIAQRPTLTEEVVADNRSRFVIEPLEPGFGYTLGNSLRRTLLSSIPGAAVTSIRIDGVLHEFTTVPGVKEDVTEIILNIKNLAVSSEHDEPVVAYLRKQGPGVVTAADIAPPAGVEFHNPDLHIATLNSKGKFELELTIERGRGYVSASQNKSGDSEIGRIPVDSIYSPVLKVTFRVEATRVEQRTDFDRLIVDVETKDAIAPRDAVASAGTTLVELFGLARELNTAAEGIEIGPSPTDAALAADMALPIEDLELTVRSYNCLKREGIHTVGELVARSEADLMDIRNFGAKSIDEVKAKLVELGLSLKDSPPGFDLAARAAAIEEDDAAYSDEEL from the coding sequence GTGCTTATTGCACAGCGCCCCACCCTGACTGAAGAAGTCGTCGCCGACAACCGCTCGCGGTTCGTCATCGAGCCGCTTGAGCCCGGTTTCGGCTACACCCTCGGAAACTCACTCCGCCGCACCCTGCTCTCATCGATCCCGGGTGCAGCTGTCACCAGCATCCGCATCGACGGTGTGCTGCACGAGTTCACCACGGTTCCGGGTGTCAAGGAAGATGTCACTGAGATCATCCTGAACATCAAGAATCTGGCTGTGTCCTCCGAGCACGACGAGCCAGTCGTTGCCTACCTGCGCAAGCAGGGCCCCGGCGTCGTCACGGCAGCGGACATCGCGCCTCCAGCAGGTGTCGAATTCCACAACCCGGATCTGCACATTGCCACCCTGAACTCAAAGGGGAAGTTCGAGCTCGAACTGACCATTGAGCGTGGACGCGGTTATGTGTCGGCGTCCCAGAACAAGTCCGGTGACTCCGAGATCGGCCGCATCCCGGTCGATTCGATCTACTCACCAGTCCTGAAGGTCACCTTCCGGGTTGAAGCAACCCGTGTTGAGCAGCGCACCGACTTCGACCGCCTGATTGTCGACGTCGAAACCAAGGACGCCATCGCCCCCCGCGATGCCGTCGCTTCGGCCGGTACCACCCTGGTGGAACTGTTCGGTCTGGCCCGCGAGCTTAACACCGCCGCTGAAGGCATTGAGATCGGCCCGTCGCCTACTGACGCTGCCCTGGCAGCCGACATGGCGCTCCCGATCGAAGATCTTGAGCTGACTGTTCGTTCGTACAACTGCCTCAAGCGCGAGGGTATCCACACCGTGGGTGAGCTCGTTGCCCGCTCCGAGGCAGATCTGATGGATATCCGTAACTTCGGTGCGAAGTCCATCGACGAGGTCAAGGCCAAGCTCGTTGAGCTGGGCCTGTCCCTGAAGGATTCCCCTCCAGGGTTCGACCTCGCGGCTCGCGCAGCAGCCATTGAAGAGGACGACGCCGCGTACAGCGACGAAGAGCTCTAA
- the rplQ gene encoding 50S ribosomal protein L17 yields the protein MPTPTKGPRLGGGPAHERLMLANLAASLFEHKRITTTVTKAKRLRPYAERLITFAKKGDLASRRRVLGVISSKSIVHELFTDIAPAVAEREGGYTRITKIGNRKGDNAPMAVIELVLEPMSAKQSVVAEAEQSKANAATAAPVKADSPESADSPDSPESADSPDSPESADSPDSPESAESAPSAEEVAAEDTNVSAEAGADEVVVVEEGTTEDDGKK from the coding sequence ATGCCCACACCAACAAAGGGCCCACGTCTCGGAGGCGGTCCGGCGCACGAACGCCTGATGCTCGCCAACTTGGCCGCCTCACTGTTCGAGCACAAGCGCATCACCACCACGGTGACCAAGGCGAAGAGGCTTCGTCCCTACGCCGAGCGCCTGATCACCTTCGCGAAGAAGGGCGATCTCGCCTCACGTCGTCGCGTCCTTGGCGTCATCAGCAGCAAGAGCATCGTCCACGAGCTGTTCACGGACATCGCTCCGGCCGTTGCCGAGCGCGAAGGTGGCTACACCCGCATCACCAAGATCGGCAACCGCAAGGGCGACAACGCTCCGATGGCTGTCATCGAACTGGTTCTTGAGCCAATGTCAGCGAAGCAGTCAGTCGTTGCAGAAGCTGAGCAGTCCAAAGCCAACGCAGCTACTGCCGCACCGGTGAAGGCCGACTCGCCTGAGTCAGCCGACTCCCCGGATTCACCTGAGTCAGCCGACTCTCCGGATTCACCTGAGTCAGCCGACTCTCCGGATTCACCTGAGTCAGCCGAATCAGCACCGTCGGCCGAAGAGGTCGCCGCTGAAGACACGAACGTCAGCGCCGAGGCCGGCGCCGACGAGGTTGTCGTCGTTGAAGAAGGCACCACCGAGGACGACGGCAAGAAGTAA
- a CDS encoding tRNA pseudouridine(38-40) synthase TruA, with protein MIEQKPAVPAVDGGLLRVRLDLAYDGAHFSGWAVQPGLPTVQGVIEAGLQTLLRRPGRLTVAGRTDTGVHARGQVAHVDLTPEEWHGLSRGKEMTPETAMLRRLGATISRELEKSDRQRHQVPAVVVRKVSLAPPGFDARFSALWRRYSYRIADRPELRDPLVRGVTLWHPEEQQVQRLNDGARQLLGLQDFRSFVKPRPGATTVRELQRFDFERVEDGIITVAIQADAFCHNMVRGLIGSALRVGAGEKEPSWLLERLNARSKEARSVLAAPHPLILEEVRYPDDAVIGLRAEETRARRAGTVVVFPDR; from the coding sequence GTGATTGAGCAAAAGCCCGCTGTCCCTGCTGTGGATGGCGGGCTTTTGCGTGTCCGGCTAGACCTGGCCTACGACGGGGCGCACTTCTCTGGGTGGGCGGTACAGCCCGGGTTGCCCACCGTTCAGGGAGTGATCGAGGCTGGGCTTCAGACCCTGCTACGCAGACCCGGACGGCTGACCGTCGCGGGACGCACCGACACCGGCGTCCACGCCCGGGGCCAGGTGGCGCACGTGGATCTCACGCCTGAGGAGTGGCACGGACTCAGCAGGGGCAAGGAGATGACACCGGAAACCGCAATGCTGCGGCGGCTTGGCGCTACAATCAGCCGCGAACTGGAAAAATCGGACCGGCAGCGTCACCAGGTTCCGGCCGTCGTCGTCCGGAAGGTCTCCCTTGCCCCTCCCGGATTTGATGCCCGGTTCTCAGCGCTGTGGCGCCGCTACAGTTACCGGATCGCCGACCGGCCCGAGCTGCGGGACCCGTTGGTCCGCGGGGTCACCCTCTGGCACCCCGAAGAACAACAGGTTCAGAGACTGAACGACGGCGCACGGCAGCTTCTTGGGCTGCAGGACTTCCGGTCCTTTGTGAAACCCCGACCCGGGGCGACGACAGTCCGTGAACTGCAGCGATTCGATTTCGAACGAGTCGAGGACGGAATCATCACCGTTGCCATCCAGGCCGACGCGTTCTGTCACAACATGGTGCGTGGATTGATCGGATCGGCCTTGCGTGTGGGCGCCGGAGAGAAGGAGCCGTCCTGGCTCCTTGAACGGCTGAACGCACGCAGCAAGGAAGCCCGCTCGGTGCTTGCCGCTCCCCACCCGTTGATCCTCGAAGAGGTCCGCTATCCCGACGACGCCGTTATCGGGCTACGGGCCGAAGAGACCCGCGCCCGGCGTGCCGGCACAGTGGTCGTTTTTCCTGATCGCTGA
- a CDS encoding cell wall metabolism sensor histidine kinase WalK, giving the protein MIVLLFAACLVTPWERLPVWSVLAVPFLDFVAIGLCRNGAYEDLPGLGTLAVFPVIWLAASGRITFVAAVMSFVAPYLIIHFPQLATFSMTSSRAVETLLLPTMMLATFLTMHILSMRVIRQRVELDRKNQAVSVLEAESGNRERLLATILDTVGVGVVAVDAEGRMLLSNRQQQLFHQVADPSDSTDEDVLPFSGSKGAARLPGSRHPIRRAVNGESFSNNLLWLGEGEAQRAVSTAARPMTDTNGNLVGSVIVFNDVTELVGLLTVKEDFVANVTHEFSTPLTSVIGHLDLVLESQECLSPSAHQSLVVARRNAQRLSVLVSDLLSSTTAAMSIHPQSTELSELISTRLRSARAHADVAGVTLVTELPDRLWVIADPLRLGQVMDNLLSNAIKYSPGGGEIVIRAHAGEDTIQVEVQDNGIGMTQREAGLVCGRFFRARSAREAAIPGVGLGLAVTKAIVEGHGGTIRCSSSPGVGTTFTVTLPTTVANTATAAASHS; this is encoded by the coding sequence ATGATTGTGCTGCTCTTCGCTGCATGCCTGGTGACGCCCTGGGAACGTCTGCCAGTCTGGTCCGTGCTCGCTGTCCCGTTCCTCGATTTCGTCGCCATCGGACTATGCAGGAACGGCGCCTACGAGGATCTGCCGGGTCTGGGCACACTGGCTGTTTTTCCCGTGATCTGGCTTGCCGCATCCGGACGTATTACCTTTGTCGCCGCTGTCATGAGCTTCGTTGCGCCCTATCTCATCATTCATTTCCCACAGCTCGCCACCTTTTCCATGACAAGTTCCCGCGCCGTTGAGACTCTGCTTCTTCCGACAATGATGTTGGCCACCTTCCTCACCATGCACATCCTCAGCATGCGCGTCATCCGGCAAAGGGTGGAGCTGGACCGGAAAAACCAGGCGGTCAGTGTTCTGGAGGCTGAGAGCGGGAATCGCGAACGGCTGCTCGCCACGATCCTGGACACGGTTGGCGTCGGGGTGGTCGCGGTCGATGCGGAGGGTAGGATGCTCCTTTCGAACCGGCAACAACAGCTATTCCACCAGGTAGCGGACCCGTCGGACTCGACGGACGAGGACGTGCTCCCGTTCTCGGGCAGCAAGGGTGCTGCCCGGCTGCCCGGCTCCAGGCATCCGATCCGCCGCGCAGTCAACGGCGAGTCGTTCTCCAACAACCTGCTCTGGCTCGGCGAAGGGGAAGCCCAGCGGGCAGTCTCGACTGCTGCACGACCAATGACCGATACGAACGGTAATCTCGTCGGATCCGTCATCGTCTTCAACGATGTGACTGAACTGGTTGGCTTACTCACGGTCAAGGAAGACTTTGTTGCGAATGTGACCCACGAGTTCAGTACCCCCCTAACCTCGGTCATCGGCCACCTGGATCTGGTCCTGGAATCCCAAGAGTGCCTGTCTCCGTCGGCGCATCAGTCACTCGTGGTCGCCCGGAGGAACGCCCAAAGGTTGTCGGTGCTCGTGTCCGATCTCCTCTCATCCACCACCGCCGCCATGAGTATCCATCCGCAATCCACCGAACTGTCAGAGCTCATCTCCACCAGGCTGCGTTCCGCCCGCGCCCATGCCGACGTCGCTGGGGTGACTCTGGTGACTGAGCTCCCCGACCGGCTGTGGGTCATCGCCGACCCGCTGAGATTGGGCCAGGTCATGGATAACCTGCTCTCCAACGCGATCAAATACTCCCCCGGTGGCGGCGAAATCGTTATCCGTGCCCACGCAGGTGAGGACACCATCCAGGTTGAAGTTCAGGACAACGGCATTGGAATGACGCAGCGTGAGGCCGGCCTCGTCTGCGGCCGCTTCTTCCGCGCCCGGAGCGCCCGCGAGGCAGCCATTCCCGGCGTAGGGCTGGGGCTGGCGGTGACCAAGGCGATCGTCGAGGGACATGGCGGGACTATCAGGTGCTCCAGCTCCCCAGGCGTCGGGACCACGTTCACCGTCACCCTACCCACCACTGTCGCTAACACTGCGACGGCCGCCGCCTCGCATTCCTGA
- a CDS encoding response regulator transcription factor produces MSDPGVAVVIEDDDDVRNLLDAVLTQSGFEVHSAGLGRDGVELVSQHGATIVTLDVGLPDIDGYEVLRRIRATSDCYVLMLTARTDELDTLTALQSGADDFITKPFRPRELRARIAAMLRRPRDQGPVGMGAAPQETLDSESGLLKHNGLTLNHETRTASLPGTTLSLTRSEFDLLHDLLRSGGAVRTKANLVRVVRGHHYRDDAFISDADERAVEVHMGNLRRKLGEDSREPKWLLTVRGVGYRLAPSQD; encoded by the coding sequence ATGAGCGATCCCGGAGTAGCAGTTGTCATCGAGGACGATGATGATGTGAGGAACCTGCTCGATGCGGTTCTCACGCAGTCAGGTTTTGAGGTTCACTCGGCCGGCCTCGGGCGCGACGGGGTTGAGCTTGTCTCACAACACGGCGCCACCATCGTCACTCTCGACGTAGGGCTTCCGGACATTGACGGGTACGAGGTGCTGCGGCGCATCCGGGCCACCAGCGACTGTTACGTGCTGATGCTCACCGCCCGCACCGACGAACTCGATACCCTCACGGCACTGCAATCCGGGGCTGACGATTTCATCACCAAGCCGTTCCGCCCGCGGGAGTTGAGGGCCCGAATAGCCGCGATGCTTCGCCGTCCACGTGACCAGGGACCGGTCGGCATGGGAGCGGCGCCCCAGGAAACTCTCGACAGTGAATCGGGGCTCCTCAAACACAACGGGCTGACCCTCAACCATGAGACGCGGACGGCAAGCCTCCCCGGCACCACACTCAGCCTGACCCGAAGCGAATTCGATTTGTTGCACGACCTGCTGCGCAGTGGTGGAGCGGTTCGTACCAAGGCCAACCTGGTGAGGGTGGTACGCGGACACCACTACCGGGACGATGCCTTCATCAGTGACGCAGACGAGCGGGCGGTGGAAGTCCACATGGGAAATCTGCGCCGGAAACTTGGCGAGGATTCGCGGGAACCAAAGTGGTTGCTCACCGTGCGTGGCGTTGGCTACCGTCTCGCGCCCAGCCAAGACTGA
- a CDS encoding Hpt domain-containing protein, which produces MRVVTVPEREELPLVDRQILALLGDHIDNPTALKSFVLDFVDAWDDRYLRLTTDLEDHSGVAAVDAILSIKTTATMVGASRLADLAADLENLIRVDEYPAAAALLPRLHSCALQTIEALLREAETNG; this is translated from the coding sequence ATGCGTGTGGTGACCGTCCCGGAGCGTGAAGAACTACCCTTGGTTGATCGCCAGATCCTCGCTCTCCTCGGAGATCACATCGACAACCCCACGGCTCTGAAATCGTTTGTACTCGACTTCGTCGACGCCTGGGACGACAGGTACCTGCGCCTGACCACCGATCTTGAGGACCACAGTGGCGTAGCCGCCGTGGATGCCATCCTCAGTATCAAGACGACGGCGACCATGGTGGGAGCCTCCCGGCTCGCCGACCTCGCAGCTGACCTGGAAAACCTGATCAGAGTCGACGAGTACCCCGCGGCTGCCGCATTGTTGCCTCGCCTACATTCCTGCGCGCTCCAAACCATCGAGGCTCTTCTCCGGGAGGCTGAAACCAACGGCTAG